From one Oncorhynchus keta strain PuntledgeMale-10-30-2019 chromosome 30, Oket_V2, whole genome shotgun sequence genomic stretch:
- the LOC118373489 gene encoding polyadenylate-binding protein-interacting protein 2-like, translated as MKDPSRINNTPSLSNSELILHGQFINDDNPFAEYMWMENEEEFNRQIEEELWEEEFIEQCFQEMLEEEENEWFIPARDLPLTLGQLQNQLNLLVLCDTGVVDGLAINSNLNPEAQEFVPGLKH; from the exons ATGAAAGACCCAAGTCGCATCAACAACACCCCAAGCCTCAGCAACAGCGAACTTATCCTACACGGACAGTTCATCAATGATGACAATCCTTTTGCTGAATACATGTGGATGGAGAACGAGGAGGAATTCAACAGACAG ATTGAGGAGGAGCTGTGGGAGGAGGAGTTCATTGAGCAGTGTTTCCAGGAGAtgttggaggaagaggagaacgaATGGTTCATCCCAGCAAGAGATCTCCCTCTAACCCTCGGTCAACTCCAGAACCAACTCAACCTACTGGTCCTCTGTGACACTGGCGTTGTCGACGGCCTGGCG ATCAACAGCAATTTGAACCCTGAAGCACAGGAATTCGTACCAGGGTTGAAGCACTGA